The Bacteroidota bacterium DNA segment ATTGTCCAGTGTTCCGTTCATCAAATAATCCGGGCTAACTTCTAAAGCTCTTGCAATTTTATTCAGTACATCAGCCGAGGGGGAAGCATCCCCACGCTCATAACGGCCTATGTTGGTATAATGCACCCCGGCCAGCTTGGCCAGTTCCTGTTGAGATAACTCTTTATTATCCCTTGCATCCTTTAAACGGGTGGCTAATGTTGTTTTTGCTTGCTTTTTCATATGCTGAAACTTTAATGTAGAAATACTTATTAACAGCACAAAGATACATAATATGCACGCAAAAGACTGATTTTATAAAGTGATTGTGAATAACTATTGCAAGTCCTTTGTAAATAAATAAAGTCAAAGTGATAAGTTTGTAGCGGAAACGCACATAAAAATTTTATCAACAATGGAAATCCCCGAAATCAAACAGAAGCTCACTTTGGCAGAAGTAATAAAACATTACGGATTAAAGGCAGACAAGCAGAACCGCATCAACTGCCCTTTTCATGATGACAAGACCCCATCAATGCAGCTTTACTGGAAAACCCATACGGCTTACTGTTTTAGCGG contains these protein-coding regions:
- a CDS encoding helix-turn-helix transcriptional regulator, with the protein product MKKQAKTTLATRLKDARDNKELSQQELAKLAGVHYTNIGRYERGDASPSADVLNKIARALEVSPDYLMNGTLDNKATDMLKDERLLIQFKKIEQLPEDKKNLLIEFLDGFIFKSTIHQQFIS